A region from the Vanacampus margaritifer isolate UIUO_Vmar chromosome 5, RoL_Vmar_1.0, whole genome shotgun sequence genome encodes:
- the LOC144051996 gene encoding TLC domain-containing protein 3A-like yields MLTALASGAVVFPGLFYGLGKLLKFMFRHWDDADVVTVSERLVSAIHASISTAIGITVVSSCKNVMTDSHWLVNEFVLFGSSYMTTDLIAMYLSHYHIKRLRSQSIVYNRHSQQTMMAFLAKDWLLVLHHLALVLVFMPIVLFFRRGLGDFFLGCFFITEFSTPFLCFGKILIQLGLDNTRLHRINGMLVLLTFFMCRIMIFPFMYWMYGQQVNIPLHQVPFNLPWHCNAGNLAIFAPQVYWFYLLLNKAKRLYDKQRKLN; encoded by the exons ATGTTAACCGCCTTGGCAAGTGGCGCCGTGGTGTTTCCTGGCCTCTTCTACGGCCTGGGGAAATTACTCAAGTTCATGTTCAGACACTGGGACGACGCGGACGTAGTGACTGTCAGCGAAAG GCTTGTTTCTGCTATCCACGCTAGCATTTCTACTGCAATTGGAATCACAGTGGTGTCATCTTGTAAGAACGTCATGACTGACAG TCACTGGCTGGTCAATGAGTTTGTCTTGTTTGGTTCGTCCTATATGACCACTGACCTGATTGCCATGTACCTGAGCCACTACCACATTAAGAGGCTCCGAAGTCAGAGCATTGTGTACAACCGCCACTCTCAGCAAACAATGATGGCGTTCCTCGCCAAAGACTGGTTGCTTGTCCTCCATCACTTGGCACTGGTTCTGGTTTTCATGCCAATCGTTTTG TTTTTCAGAAGAGGACTAGGTGATTTCTTCCTTGGGTGCTTTTTCATCACAGAATTCAGTAcaccttttttgtgttttggaaaGATTCTCATACAG CTGGGCCTTGACAACACCAGGCTGCACAGAATCAATGGCATGTTAGTCCTTTTGACGTTCTTCATGTGTCGGATCATGATCTTCCCTTTCATGTACTGGATGTACGGGCAGCAAGTTAACATTCCACTGCACCAAGTACCCTTCAATCTGCCTTGGCACTGCAACGCAGGCAACCTGGCTATCTTCGCACCCCAGGTCTACTGGTTTTACCTCCTGCTGAACAAAGCTAAGCGACTGTACGATAAACAAAGgaaattaaattaa
- the LOC144051997 gene encoding ceramide synthase-like has translation MLKTLACGVATFAGFYVGFRKVLRWSFTHWSDADVLIVSERVLDVLHASLATAAGVITATSCKHVMTDSHWVLSEFLVFGYPYSAIDLYASYISYYHTHRLRGNSMYNKHSMLTLKAFISQYWLTVLHHLAVLGILLPVGIFYRRGLGDFFIGCLFITELSVAFTAISKIIVQLGLENSRLHKINSISVLITFIMCRILIFPYMYWKYGYDFGIPLHKVPSHLPWHCNVGNLAILMPQLYWFYLQLKKIQRVFRHKRD, from the exons ATGCTTAAAACGTTGGCTTGTGGAGTTGCGACATTTGCTGGATTTTACGTCGGCTTCAGAAAAGTACTCAGGTGGTCTTTCACGCACTGGAGCGACGCAGATGTATTGATAGTCAGCGAAAG GGTCCTTGATGTTCTCCACGCTTCCTTGGCCACTGCAGCTGGAGTCATCACGGCGACATCATGCAAGCACGTCATGACAGACAG TCACTGGGTGCTCAGTGAATTTCTGGTGTTTGGATATCCCTATTCGGCCATCGACCTGTACGCCTCGTATATCAGCTACTACCATACGCACAGGCTGAGAGGCAACAGCATGTACAACAAGCACTCTATGTTGACACTGAAGGCTTTCATCTCCCAATATTGGTTGACAGTGCTTCATCACCTGGCAGTGCTCGGTATCCTCCTCCCCGTTGGCATT TTCTACAGGAGAGGACTGGGTGACTTTTTCATCGGCTGTTTGTTCATCACAGAACTCAGCGTCGCTTTTACTGCCATTTCAAAGATCATCGTCCAG CTGGGCCTGGAGAACTCCAGGCTGCACAAAATCAACAGCATCTCCGTTCTCATCACATTCATCATGTGTCGGATCCTGATCTTCCCCTACATGTACTGGAAGTACGGCTACGATTTTGGCATTCCGCTGCACAAAGTGCCCTCTCACCTGCCTTGGCACTGTAACGTCGGCAACCTGGCTATTCTTATGCCTCAGCTCTACTGGTTTTACCTCCAGCTGAAGAAGATTCAGCGAGTGTTCAGACATAAGAGAGACTAA
- the gemin4 gene encoding gem-associated protein 4 isoform X1, whose product MPLSTTYMIMDKDWAILQGSFLLAEKLCLPSSLSSLQKCDWPKVCNPVLAAVREICGEKDVGGHLKSKATSWRKQLVCVVWLKLLSKEHEEDVEEAWRKSPFFPLQNPLPEVNYTLLIELLKSLSAVDTFAHFLLCLPLRQMCSELERWSEHLKSNPVGEDDVHFFLELWWQVWKGRDQQFAEGQDSIEMSFANQVARLTSQPARLTHHAAKRLKLDSSVLSNNTDVLDILLHTLTHVNDVISKPEDCFHALSNCLDALYTTFLTDHSVVLPIKDKVEFLSKAMSIREKNGDKLSSELIQESQQDLRASSTPSQFQPSRLSLREALKSVSDLTLLWQNRDLLKACKSSPVSYATFKLQQSVLRMLAALKHVTMTGEEEAEKNKLRRLLAEMAFPIVESSCEVSMRVAVTIISHRLEDFHDVTELFAGEKSWVARDEQWLECLEKNQAAFQRCDALIQLASTLTSQLRSEKFGVSRGRRLLKVVTAVFTALSLEDKNKALAAVLQSSSKGFFGCSGSSALVASFEQELNMAFNCIIQGGGVAPTAEGNLSTAVSLVARVAFQNPEATLRSCCHSALVNKGAFSLMSKILKQLSGLAGWTESKEERDGRRNPTRLICRCLQKVVSSRSLSDNEKEQFLKFVALLMLPVATGGEEKETLLSPQELVNTFVLPNLALARQCNNSVDLTLSLQLLHAALCVDAQEVAAASSAHWVLDCSPFPLLFVLAQLHDQALRCWDHRWSIESKELLTSVLITLAQVVGTQVQAAPSRWSRALFWLYDKMKGLDWTVYFHLKPVWGEHFKNEVPSSLLAVCDLPEQEWSGLNLPQYGHGTGLLAWMECCALSDALQSTMLSCLALDQRQSEHISMFSKGLLVALAQTMPWCSVPQWGRLLGALKELITSRRLHVPFSLEYVEFLPLLDLRTFSYELCLSVLMLRVLQLLCGSSCSHWLTGDSWAHVARLYAHTVREVMNSLRAKLALPPSAALSPQARDAPTKVSDVSCAQVKTSQDCLKDFREGAENAEQVPSQEILFVLGQIFCHVQHIQVMMPGGQSETLFLSSLEILSHYQAITGTFPESSSPLESENTKHFFYTITDNLDNKEMKSVLQQKIAQLALSPA is encoded by the exons ATGCCACTTTCAACAACCTACATGATCATGGATAAAG ACTGGGCCATTCTTCAGGGATCTTTCCTCTTGGCTGAAAAGTTGTGTCTGCCCTCGTCCCTGAGCTCCCTCCAGAAATGTGACTGGCCTAAGGTGTGCAATCCAGTCCTGGCTGCGGTGAGGGAAATCTGTGGCGAGAAGGATGTTGGCGGTCATCTCAAAAGCAAGGCTACCTCCTGGAGGAAACAGTTAGTTTGTGTCGTGTGGTTGAAGTTGTTGAGCAAGGAGCATGAAGAGGATGTGGAAGAGGCATGGAGGAAGAGCCCCTTCTTCCCTCTGCAGAACCCCCTCCCAGAGGTCAACTACACTCTCCTGATAGAGTTGCTCAAATCATTGTCAGCTGTagacacatttgctcattttctACTTTGTCTTCCTCTGCGTCAAATGTGTTCTGAGCTGGAACGGTGGTCGGAGCATTTGAAGAGCAACCCCGTGGGTGAAGATGATGTCCACTTTTTTCTCGAGTTGTGGTGGCAAGTGTGGAAAGGCAGAGATCAGCAGTTTGCAGAGGGACAGGATAGCATTGAAATGTCGTTTGCCAACCAGGTTGCTCGTCTTACTTCTCAGCCTGCTAGGTTGACTCATCATGCTGCCAAGAGGCTGAAACTGGACTCATCAGTGTTATCGAACAACACTGACGTCCTAGACATTCTCCTTCACACGCTCACGCATGTGAACGATGTCATATCTAAACCGGAAGACTGCTTCCATGCTCTCTCAAATTGTCTTGATGCGCTTTACACAACTTTCCTCACGGATCATTCAGTCGTCCTTCCAATCAAAGACAAAGTGGAGTTTCTATCCAAAGCCATGAGCATCAGAGAGAAGAACGGTGACAAGCTGAGTTCAGAGCTTATACAGGAGTCTCAGCAAGACCTCAGAGCCTCTTCCACCCCATCCCAGTTTCAGCCCAGCAGACTGAGCCTACGTGAAGCCTTAAAGAGTGTGTCAGATCTCACCCTTTTGTGGCAAAACCGTGACTTGCTGAAAGCGTGTAAGAGCTCCCCTGTCAGCTACGCCACTTTTAAACTACAGCAAAGTGTCCTCAGAATGCTGGCGGCTCTCAAACACGTCACCATGAcaggagaagaagaagctgaGAAGAATAAACTCAGACGTTTACTGGCGGAAATGGCTTTCCCTATTGTAGAGAGTTCATGTGAGGTTAGTATGAGGGTTGCCGTGACAATCATCAGTCACCGGCTGGAGGACTTTCACGACGTCACCGAGTTGTTTGCCGGCGAGAAGAGCTGGGTGGCCCGTGATGAGCAGTGGCTGGAGTGCCTGGAAAAGAACCAAGCGGCCTTCCAGCGGTGTGACGCGCTGATCCAACTTGCCTCCACCCTCACAAGTCAGCTCCGCAGCGAGAAATTTGGTGTGAGCCGGGGCAGGAGGCTGCTCAAAGTTGTCACGGCCGTCTTCACCGCGCTCTCCTTGGAAGACAAGAATAAAGCTTTGGCTGCCGTTCTCCAATCATCCAGCAAGGGCTTCTTCGGATGCTCGGGCAGCTCCGCTCTGGTCGCCAGCTTTGAGCAGGAGCTCAACATGGCTTTCAATTGCATCATCCAGGGAGGAGGCGTTGCTCCAACGGCGGAGGGCAACCTCAGCACGGCGGTGTCTTTAGTCGCCAGAGTTGCCTTCCAGAACCCCGAGGCCACTTTGAGATCCTGCTGCCATTCTGCCCTCGTCAATAAAGGGGCGTTTTCTCTCATGAGTAAGATCCTGAAGCAGTTGTCCGGACTCGCAGGTTGGACGGAAAGCAAAGAGGAACGCGATGGCAGAAGAAATCCAACACGGCTAATCTGCAGGTGTCTACAGAAAGTCGTAAGCAGCAGGTCACTGTCAGACAATGAAAAGGAACAGTTTCTCAAGTTTGTGGCTCTGTTGATGCTGCCAGTGGCGACAggtggagaagaaaaagagACGCTTCTGTCACCTCAGGAGCTTGTCAACACTTTCGTCCTGCCTAACCTCGCCCTCGCACGTCAGT GCAACAACTCCGTTGATCTCACTTTAAGCCTGCAACTGCTCCATGCTGCCTTGTGTGTGGATGCTCAGGAAGTGGCCGCCGCCTCCTCAGCCCACTGGGTGCTGGATTGCTCACCATTTCCTTTGCTCTTCGTCTTGGCTCAGCTGCACGACCAGGCCCTCAG GTGTTGGGATCACCGTTGGTCCATAGAGAGCAAAGAGCTTCTGACCTCAGTGCTGATCACACTGGCACAGGTGGTCGGCACCCAGGTGCAAGCTGCCCCAAGTCGCTGGTCCAGAGCGCTCTTCTGGCTCTACGATAAGATGAAGGGCCTGGACTGGACGGTGTACTTCCACCTGAAACCCGTGTGGGGTGAACACTTCAAAAATGAAGTGCCCTCGTCTCTCTTGGCAGTGTGTGATCTTCCTGAGCAG GAGTGGTCGGGTCTGAACCTGCCCCAGTACGGACACGGCACGGGCCTTTTGGCGTGGATGGAGTGCTGCGCATTGTCAGACGCCCTCCAGTCCACCATGTTGTCTTGTCTGGCTCTGGACCAGCGCCAGTCAGAACACATCAGCATGTTCAGTAAAGGCCTGCTGGTGGCGCTAGCCCAGACCATGCCATGGTGTTCCGTCCCCCAATGGGGCAGATTGCTTGGAGCACTGAAGGAGCTGATCACCTCCCGTCGCCTGCATGTGCCGTTCTCGCTGGAGTATGTGGAATTCTTGCCCCTCCTGGATTTGAGGACATTTTCCTATGAACTCTGCCTCTCGGTCCTCATGCTCCGAGTCCTGCAGCTGCTCTGTGGATCCAGCTGTTCTCATTGGCTGACAGGAGACAGCTGGGCTCACGTCGCCAGGTTATATGCCCACACGGTGAGGGAGGTGATGAACTCGCTGAGAGCCAAATTAGCTCTACCCCCATCTGCCGCTCTCTCGCCTCAAGCACGTGACGCGCCAACGAAAGTCTCAGATGTATCCTGCGCCCAAGTGAAAACGTCCCAGGATTGTTTGAAGGATTTCAGAGAAGGTGCGGAGAATGCCGAGCAAGTTCCAAGTCAGGAGATCCTTTTCGTTCTCGGTCAGATCTTCTGTCATGTTCAACACATCCAG GTGATGATGCCAGGAGGCCAGAGTGAAACGCTCTTCCTGTCCAGCCTGGAGATCCTCAGTCATTACCAGGCCATCACGGGCACTTTCCCTGAGAGCAGCAGCCCATTGGAGAGCGAAAACACCAAGCACTTTTTCTACACCATCACTGACAACCTGGACAACAAGGAGATGAAGTCTGTTCTACAGCAGAAGATAGCTCAACTGGCTTTATCTCCTGCATGA
- the gemin4 gene encoding gem-associated protein 4 isoform X2, translated as MPLSTTYMIMDKDWAILQGSFLLAEKLCLPSSLSSLQKCDWPKVCNPVLAAVREICGEKDVGGHLKSKATSWRKQLVCVVWLKLLSKEHEEDVEEAWRKSPFFPLQNPLPEVNYTLLIELLKSLSAVDTFAHFLLCLPLRQMCSELERWSEHLKSNPVGEDDVHFFLELWWQVWKGRDQQFAEGQDSIEMSFANQVARLTSQPARLTHHAAKRLKLDSSVLSNNTDVLDILLHTLTHVNDVISKPEDCFHALSNCLDALYTTFLTDHSVVLPIKDKVEFLSKAMSIREKNGDKLSSELIQESQQDLRASSTPSQFQPSRLSLREALKSVSDLTLLWQNRDLLKACKSSPVSYATFKLQQSVLRMLAALKHVTMTGEEEAEKNKLRRLLAEMAFPIVESSCEVSMRVAVTIISHRLEDFHDVTELFAGEKSWVARDEQWLECLEKNQAAFQRCDALIQLASTLTSQLRSEKFGVSRGRRLLKVVTAVFTALSLEDKNKALAAVLQSSSKGFFGCSGSSALVASFEQELNMAFNCIIQGGGVAPTAEGNLSTAVSLVARVAFQNPEATLRSCCHSALVNKGAFSLMSKILKQLSGLAGWTESKEERDGRRNPTRLICRCLQKVVSSRSLSDNEKEQFLKFVALLMLPVATGGEEKETLLSPQELVNTFVLPNLALARNNSVDLTLSLQLLHAALCVDAQEVAAASSAHWVLDCSPFPLLFVLAQLHDQALRCWDHRWSIESKELLTSVLITLAQVVGTQVQAAPSRWSRALFWLYDKMKGLDWTVYFHLKPVWGEHFKNEVPSSLLAVCDLPEQEWSGLNLPQYGHGTGLLAWMECCALSDALQSTMLSCLALDQRQSEHISMFSKGLLVALAQTMPWCSVPQWGRLLGALKELITSRRLHVPFSLEYVEFLPLLDLRTFSYELCLSVLMLRVLQLLCGSSCSHWLTGDSWAHVARLYAHTVREVMNSLRAKLALPPSAALSPQARDAPTKVSDVSCAQVKTSQDCLKDFREGAENAEQVPSQEILFVLGQIFCHVQHIQVMMPGGQSETLFLSSLEILSHYQAITGTFPESSSPLESENTKHFFYTITDNLDNKEMKSVLQQKIAQLALSPA; from the exons ATGCCACTTTCAACAACCTACATGATCATGGATAAAG ACTGGGCCATTCTTCAGGGATCTTTCCTCTTGGCTGAAAAGTTGTGTCTGCCCTCGTCCCTGAGCTCCCTCCAGAAATGTGACTGGCCTAAGGTGTGCAATCCAGTCCTGGCTGCGGTGAGGGAAATCTGTGGCGAGAAGGATGTTGGCGGTCATCTCAAAAGCAAGGCTACCTCCTGGAGGAAACAGTTAGTTTGTGTCGTGTGGTTGAAGTTGTTGAGCAAGGAGCATGAAGAGGATGTGGAAGAGGCATGGAGGAAGAGCCCCTTCTTCCCTCTGCAGAACCCCCTCCCAGAGGTCAACTACACTCTCCTGATAGAGTTGCTCAAATCATTGTCAGCTGTagacacatttgctcattttctACTTTGTCTTCCTCTGCGTCAAATGTGTTCTGAGCTGGAACGGTGGTCGGAGCATTTGAAGAGCAACCCCGTGGGTGAAGATGATGTCCACTTTTTTCTCGAGTTGTGGTGGCAAGTGTGGAAAGGCAGAGATCAGCAGTTTGCAGAGGGACAGGATAGCATTGAAATGTCGTTTGCCAACCAGGTTGCTCGTCTTACTTCTCAGCCTGCTAGGTTGACTCATCATGCTGCCAAGAGGCTGAAACTGGACTCATCAGTGTTATCGAACAACACTGACGTCCTAGACATTCTCCTTCACACGCTCACGCATGTGAACGATGTCATATCTAAACCGGAAGACTGCTTCCATGCTCTCTCAAATTGTCTTGATGCGCTTTACACAACTTTCCTCACGGATCATTCAGTCGTCCTTCCAATCAAAGACAAAGTGGAGTTTCTATCCAAAGCCATGAGCATCAGAGAGAAGAACGGTGACAAGCTGAGTTCAGAGCTTATACAGGAGTCTCAGCAAGACCTCAGAGCCTCTTCCACCCCATCCCAGTTTCAGCCCAGCAGACTGAGCCTACGTGAAGCCTTAAAGAGTGTGTCAGATCTCACCCTTTTGTGGCAAAACCGTGACTTGCTGAAAGCGTGTAAGAGCTCCCCTGTCAGCTACGCCACTTTTAAACTACAGCAAAGTGTCCTCAGAATGCTGGCGGCTCTCAAACACGTCACCATGAcaggagaagaagaagctgaGAAGAATAAACTCAGACGTTTACTGGCGGAAATGGCTTTCCCTATTGTAGAGAGTTCATGTGAGGTTAGTATGAGGGTTGCCGTGACAATCATCAGTCACCGGCTGGAGGACTTTCACGACGTCACCGAGTTGTTTGCCGGCGAGAAGAGCTGGGTGGCCCGTGATGAGCAGTGGCTGGAGTGCCTGGAAAAGAACCAAGCGGCCTTCCAGCGGTGTGACGCGCTGATCCAACTTGCCTCCACCCTCACAAGTCAGCTCCGCAGCGAGAAATTTGGTGTGAGCCGGGGCAGGAGGCTGCTCAAAGTTGTCACGGCCGTCTTCACCGCGCTCTCCTTGGAAGACAAGAATAAAGCTTTGGCTGCCGTTCTCCAATCATCCAGCAAGGGCTTCTTCGGATGCTCGGGCAGCTCCGCTCTGGTCGCCAGCTTTGAGCAGGAGCTCAACATGGCTTTCAATTGCATCATCCAGGGAGGAGGCGTTGCTCCAACGGCGGAGGGCAACCTCAGCACGGCGGTGTCTTTAGTCGCCAGAGTTGCCTTCCAGAACCCCGAGGCCACTTTGAGATCCTGCTGCCATTCTGCCCTCGTCAATAAAGGGGCGTTTTCTCTCATGAGTAAGATCCTGAAGCAGTTGTCCGGACTCGCAGGTTGGACGGAAAGCAAAGAGGAACGCGATGGCAGAAGAAATCCAACACGGCTAATCTGCAGGTGTCTACAGAAAGTCGTAAGCAGCAGGTCACTGTCAGACAATGAAAAGGAACAGTTTCTCAAGTTTGTGGCTCTGTTGATGCTGCCAGTGGCGACAggtggagaagaaaaagagACGCTTCTGTCACCTCAGGAGCTTGTCAACACTTTCGTCCTGCCTAACCTCGCCCTCGCAC GCAACAACTCCGTTGATCTCACTTTAAGCCTGCAACTGCTCCATGCTGCCTTGTGTGTGGATGCTCAGGAAGTGGCCGCCGCCTCCTCAGCCCACTGGGTGCTGGATTGCTCACCATTTCCTTTGCTCTTCGTCTTGGCTCAGCTGCACGACCAGGCCCTCAG GTGTTGGGATCACCGTTGGTCCATAGAGAGCAAAGAGCTTCTGACCTCAGTGCTGATCACACTGGCACAGGTGGTCGGCACCCAGGTGCAAGCTGCCCCAAGTCGCTGGTCCAGAGCGCTCTTCTGGCTCTACGATAAGATGAAGGGCCTGGACTGGACGGTGTACTTCCACCTGAAACCCGTGTGGGGTGAACACTTCAAAAATGAAGTGCCCTCGTCTCTCTTGGCAGTGTGTGATCTTCCTGAGCAG GAGTGGTCGGGTCTGAACCTGCCCCAGTACGGACACGGCACGGGCCTTTTGGCGTGGATGGAGTGCTGCGCATTGTCAGACGCCCTCCAGTCCACCATGTTGTCTTGTCTGGCTCTGGACCAGCGCCAGTCAGAACACATCAGCATGTTCAGTAAAGGCCTGCTGGTGGCGCTAGCCCAGACCATGCCATGGTGTTCCGTCCCCCAATGGGGCAGATTGCTTGGAGCACTGAAGGAGCTGATCACCTCCCGTCGCCTGCATGTGCCGTTCTCGCTGGAGTATGTGGAATTCTTGCCCCTCCTGGATTTGAGGACATTTTCCTATGAACTCTGCCTCTCGGTCCTCATGCTCCGAGTCCTGCAGCTGCTCTGTGGATCCAGCTGTTCTCATTGGCTGACAGGAGACAGCTGGGCTCACGTCGCCAGGTTATATGCCCACACGGTGAGGGAGGTGATGAACTCGCTGAGAGCCAAATTAGCTCTACCCCCATCTGCCGCTCTCTCGCCTCAAGCACGTGACGCGCCAACGAAAGTCTCAGATGTATCCTGCGCCCAAGTGAAAACGTCCCAGGATTGTTTGAAGGATTTCAGAGAAGGTGCGGAGAATGCCGAGCAAGTTCCAAGTCAGGAGATCCTTTTCGTTCTCGGTCAGATCTTCTGTCATGTTCAACACATCCAG GTGATGATGCCAGGAGGCCAGAGTGAAACGCTCTTCCTGTCCAGCCTGGAGATCCTCAGTCATTACCAGGCCATCACGGGCACTTTCCCTGAGAGCAGCAGCCCATTGGAGAGCGAAAACACCAAGCACTTTTTCTACACCATCACTGACAACCTGGACAACAAGGAGATGAAGTCTGTTCTACAGCAGAAGATAGCTCAACTGGCTTTATCTCCTGCATGA
- the dhrs13b.2 gene encoding tapasin-related protein isoform X1, whose amino-acid sequence MLHTPNSLSMKIAALQFSPPPPPLKNESENTTAHDACKASRGRFTLRIMCLLKLLTLFLFLCVGVQDANPLTWLPCTFSDYIMVVNNDGARDVQLLQRSSILQFGQPGDSPVNPHAVTFLVIESKLDLRHYVEDMESDRVACDIHRSNMEGVQVKWPSQKSHEYNSWFAVTLTHTEGLFTVSGVLRHPCEPPPSGQQDVRNWPAIVDSQTLITKVAVMMKTQTPTVTSGLGFQKKLHCQFAVDHKRPNVSVQWRQQYHGDRRILFSHASHSGQVEGRGVELSNLAGGDLSYTLPFTQVKHAGTYVCTVSAFPLSSSLDISLEIQESPQVSLNVGPTLTLQEGEEKKVICEAENYYPLDVHIVWYKQDPASSGQRVGAPLPKALDNILLSSHKSNMDNTYSLSGFFYLQASHRHSGRQFTCTVSHQSLRMPIKKSFILTVEEPTGWLFTLTVCSVLLILLTILYFMLRYLHQARKHSLQKKPY is encoded by the exons ATGCTACACACACCAAACTCATTGTCTATGAAAATCGCTGCACTGCAgttttcgccccccccccccccccttaaaaatgaaagtgaaaatactACAGCACATGACGCTTGTAAAGCAAGTCGGGGACGTTTTACCCTTAGAATCATGTGTTTGCTAAAGCTATTAACTTTATTCTTATTTCTATGTGTGG GTGTCCAGGATGCAAATCCTCTGACATGGCTGCCCTGTACGTTCAGTGACTATATTATGGTCGTCAACAATGATGGTGCGCGTGACGTTCAGCTCCTGCAAAGATCCAGCATTTTGCAGTTTGGTCAGCCGGGAGACAGTCCTGTTAACCCTCACGCCGTCACTTTCCTTGTTATTG AGTCCAAACTGGACCTTCGGCACTATGTGGAGGACATGGAATCGGATCGTGTGGCTTGTGACATTCATAGATCCAACATGGAGGGCGTCCAGGTGAAATGGCCGAGCCAGAAGTCCCATGAGTACAACTCTTGGTTCGCCGTCACCCTGACACACACCGAAGGCTTGTTCACTGTCTCTGGAGTCCTCAGACATCCATGTGAGCCCCCTCCATCAGGACAGCAGGATGTCCGCAATTGGCCTGCTATTGTGGACAGTCAGACCCTCATTACGAAAG TTGCAGTGATGATGAAAACACAAACGCCAACGGTGACATCAGGGCTGGGGTTCCAAAAAAAGCTCCACTGCCAGTTTGCTGTGGACCACAAGAGACCAAACGTGAGCGTGCAGTGGCGCCAGCAGTACCACGGCGACCGGCGCATTCTCTTCAGTCATGCCAGCCACTCTGGGCAAGTTGAGGGGAGGGGAGTCGAACTGAGCAATCTCGCAGGTGGCGACCTTTCTTACACCCTCCCCTTCACTCAAGTCAAACATGCGGGGACATACGTGTGCACCGTGTCAGCGTTTCCACTGTCTTCCAGCCTTGATATAAGTCTAGAAATTCAAG AGTCCCCCCAGGTGTCCCTCAATGTTGGCCCCACACTTACATTGCAAGAAGGCGAAGAGAAGAAGGTGATTTGTGAGGCGGAGAACTACTACCCTCTGGACGTGCACATAGTCTGGTATAAGCAGGACCCGGCGTCCTCCGGCCAGAGGGTCGGCGCTCCTCTCCCGAAGGCGCTCGACAACATCCTCCTCTCCAGTCACAAAAGCAACATGGACAATACCTACTCGCTGTCGGGTTTCTTCTACCTCCAGGCTTCGCACAGACACTCAGGGCGTCAGTTTACATGCACAGTCTCCCATCAGTCTTTGCGgatgcccattaaaaaaagtttcattcTGACAGTTGAAG